The DNA window GGTCATGCCCGAGGACACGCTCGCCGGCGGGGTATATCTCCCGGTGCCGCCCGACCGCGGGGTTTATCTCCGATAAATAGTATTGTACAATATGAAGAATACTGTTCGAGAGGCCTGGGTAGAGGGGCGGGATCGGAGGGAGCGCCGATGAGCGGGAAGTCCGCCGTGCTCGCGACCGACCTCTCGACCGCGAGCGAGACGATGGTCGAGTCGGAGGCGGGGCTGAACTGCCTCTCGCGGATCGGCGTCGACCGGATCCACCTCGTGACCGTGGTTCCCTCGAACGTCCACTCCGGGATGCCGGGGATCGACTTCGAGAAGCGGCGCAAGCGCGGGCTTCGCCGCTACCGGGAGGCGATCGAGGCCGCCGGCTTCGACGTCGAGACGCACGTCGTCCGGGGGACGCCTCACCGCCGGATCAACGGGATCGCGGGCGCGGTCGGCGCGGACCTGATACTCGTCGGCTCCCGCGGGAAGAGCCCGCTCGAGAACCGCGTCATCGGGTCGACGGCGCGGAACCTGGCCCGGACCACGGTGGTGCCGCTGCTCGTCGACCGGATCGAACGCGGCGTCGACGACCCCGAGACGGTGCGACGGCACCTGTTCAGGCGGACGCTGTTCGCGACCGACTTCTCCGAGAACGCCGAGCGCGCCTTCGAGACGTTCGCGTACCTCAGACACGCGACCGAGGAGGTCACGCTGGTCCACGTTCGCTCGCCGAAGGACGACACCGGAGACGAGGGCGACGTGGAGGCGCGGCTCGGCGAGCTCACCGACCGCCTCGACGAGTGGGGACTCGACTCCCGGATCGATGTCAGGCGCGGCGACCCCGCGACGGAGATCCTCGCCGCGGAGCGCGACCACGAGCCGAGCACGCTGCTCCTCGGCTCGCGCGGCCGGAGCCGGCTGCGGCGGCTGCTCCTGGGCAGCGTGAGCGAGGAGGTCGTCGTGAACGCGACCGGCAACGTCCTCCTGGTGCCGCCGCCGCGGTCGGCCTGATAGCGTTTATCGTAACTGTTTACCGGTGCGTCGCCGGGACGGGCCGGGGGAGCGCCGGAAACGACTTGCAATAAACGCCATGAACGCACCGCGCCGAACATCGGCGGATTCGAGGGCTCTCGCACGGAATTGTGTGTTCCATACACAAGCCTTTTAGGCACACGGGGCGTACTCGCGGGCAATATCATGCCAGACTCGTTGGCCGAACAGCTCCGGAGCGACATGGAGTGTGAGGGGTTACTGGAGTGTTTCCACGGGCTCAAACCGCTCGACCGGGAGTGTTTCCAGGTGCTCGTCGAGAGCGAGGAGCCGCTGACGATAGACGAGATCGGCGAGGCCGTCGACCGGGAGCGCTCGACCGCCTACCGGGCGGTCCAGCGGCTCCTCCAGACCGGGTTCATCAGCAAAGAGCAGATCAACTACGACCAGGGCGGCTACTACCACGTCTACCAGCCGACCGACCCCGAGAAGATCTCGGGGGAGATGCAGCGGATGCTGAACGACTGGTACGCGAAGATGGGCCAGCTCATCCAGGAGTTCGAGGACAAGTACGAGGGTGCCGAGTCGGCGACCGCCTCGAGCTGATCGGTCCGCACCGGATCGAAACGCGCAACCCGGAACCGCTTTTTTCGGCCGACTTCGTCGAGTTCTACAGCAGGACCCGGTTTGATTCGGGGTGGTCAGTACGGGTGAGGGAGTGGGCGATCGCCGGGGCGGTGGCGCGCCGGTGAGCGGGCCGAAGGCCCGCGAACCGCCCGCGAGGGACGCGACGACCGAAGGGAGTCGCGAGGCTGGGGAGGTGTGAGGTGCGGGGCGGTTGCGTTCCCGCGAGCGAAGCGAGCGGGAGCATGGAAGTCGCAGCCCGCGCAGCGAACGGAGTGAGCGAGCAGGACCGTCTTCCAGTGGTCGGGTGGGACTCAAAGGGGCAGCCGGCTCCGGGAAGACGGCCGACGCAAGGACCGCAGGAGCGAACGGAGTGAGCGACGAGGACCACAGCGAGGCCCTCGACCGGAGCCAGCTGGGGCTTTGGTGGTGGTCACCGCGCCAGCAACGATCCCGTTCTCATCACCCCGATCACTCACGAAACCCCCGTACAACAAGCAACTTTCAGCGATCGAGAGCCTCGGACGACGTATCCGCACGCGGACTGGAATACCGACGACCCCCTACGGTCGGGGACAGGGTTATACGCGACGTACCGGGACCTGAACCATGACGCTGTACGACTGTACACACCGGGTCGAGACGGGAATGCCGACGTATCCCGGCGACCCCGACGTGTCGTGTTCCCCCCACGCGACCCACGAGGCGGACGGCTACGAGGTGACCGCCCTCGAACTGGGGAGCCACGCCGGGACGCACATCGACGCGCCGCGCCACACCGAACCCGACGGGCGGACGCTCGGGGCGTACGACGTCGAGAGGTTCCGGTTCGACGCGCGCCTCGTCGACTGTGGCGGCCTCGGCGCACGCGAGGCGATCCCGCCGGACGCGGTTCCCGAGACCGAGGCGGAGCTGCTGGCGTTTCGGACCGGCTGGGACGACCGCTGGGGGACCGAGCGGTACCTCGACCATCCCTACCTGGCTCCCGCGACGGCCCGGCGCTGCGCCGAGGCCGGCCACCACGTGGCCACCGACACGCTCAATCCCGACCCGACGCCGACCGAGCGCGCGAGTCCGGACGAGCCCTCGGGCGTGCCGGCCCACCGCGCGCTGCTCGGTGCGGGGCGGTTCGTCGTCGAGAACCTGACCGGGCTCGAGCGGCTGCCCGAGCGAGTCACCCTCCACGCCTACCCGTTGGCCGTCGACGCCGACGGCGCGCCGATCCGGGCGGTCGCGGAAACCGACGCGGACCGGGAGTTCGGCCGAGAGCGAGACGAGACCGCCGGGAAGTGAGCGGACGAGGATCGATGCGTAGTGAGAACCGGCCGTCGTGTCGCCGAACGGTCGCCGGACCGATCCCGGTGGATCGGTTCGTCCGTTCGACTCGTCGGATCGATTCGTCGGATCGATTCGTCGGATCGCGACTCAGCGACGGCGGAGCGCGTAGGCCGCGTAGCCGACCGCGGCGAGCAGCCCGGTGAAGAGCAGGCTCCCGGTCGCGGCGGGCGTGGTCGTGACGTACTGGCCGAACGGGTCGGTAAGCGCGATCACGCCCACGGTGAGGACGACGCCGATCAGGATCGTCACCGCGCCGAACGCCTTGAACGCCGCGTCGAGGTCGATACGCGAGGAACGCGATGAGTGACTCATACCTCCGGGTACGCGTTCCACACATAAATGGACGGATGCGGATTCTCACGCGCGGAGAACACGTCGGCTCGGAGTCACGACAGATCGTGTAGAGAGATCCCACGGAAGCGGGCATACGTGACTGGCCACTGGAACGCCCCGATCGACGATCGGACCCTGCCGCGACGCGGAGGCCGACTCGCCGAAGCGGATCGGCTCCCAGTCCGTGGATCGTCGTCTCTGGTTCGAGTATCCGTAAATAGTATTCGTACGTTATCCATCGTTTCCCGTCTCTCACGCGAATATAGTATTGTGCTAAGAACCCAAAACCGTTATATCTCCCTGTCGGCTACCGTCGGGTACATGACCGACATCGATCGACCGACTCGACGCGGAACGCGGGCGGCGAGAGGCGGAGGGAGCCGATGACCGGGACGGGACTCCTCGCGGGCGCGTCGCCGTCGGTACGGGCGCTCGCGGTGATCGGCGTCGTCCTCCTCGAGGCGATCGCCCTCTACGCCGGGTACGGGGCCGTCGAGGAGGCGGTCGGGTCGGCCGTCTTGGACCGGCTCGCGAACGGGAGATGATCGGCCCGTTCGGGACGGTCGAACCCCTCGGACTCGGCCCGGAGATCTTCGGCCTGTTCGTCGCCTTCGGCTTCATGGTCGGCGTGTTCTTCGGGTTCTTCGGGATGGGCGGGTCGTTCCTCGTCACGCCCGCGCTCCTGATCCTGGGGTACCCGGCCCCGGTCGCCATCGGCAGCTCGATGGCGTTCGTGTTCGGGACCGCCGCGATCGCGACGATGAAACACCACGACGCCGGGCAGGTCGACTACAAGCTCGGCGCGCTGATGTTCGTCGGACTCACCGTCGGCATCCAGATCGGGAGCCGACTCGTCTTCGGGCTCGAGGTGTTGGGGATCGCGAACGTCGTGGTCGGCGTCGCGTACGTGATACTGCTCGCGGCGATAGGCGTGTTGTTCACGCGGAGCGCGCTCGACGCCGAGGACGACGGCGGTGACACGGGCGAGGGAGACGACGAGAACGGCGGAAGCGACGAGAACGGCCGAAGTGACGGCGACGGTGAAGACGACGCCGACGAGGTCCCCGCGCTAGCCCGGCGGATCCAGTCGTACGAGGTCCCGCCGATGACGACGCTCGCGGACGGGAGTCGGGCGTCGCTGTGGACGATCTCCGGCGTCGGCGGCGTGGTGGGACTCGTCTCCGGCTTCCTCGGCGTCGGCGGCGGATTCGTCCGCATGCCCGCGATCTACTACGCCATCGGCACCTCGCTCGCGGCCGCCGTCGGGACGAGCCTCTTCGGGGGGCTCATGTCCGGGGCGGTGGGGGCGTTCACCTACGGACGCGCGGGCGTGATCGACCTCGGGATCGTCACGGCGCTGCTCGTCGGCAGCGCGCTCGGCGCGCGGATCGGCTCGAGCGCGACCGCCTACGTCGACGAGGAGGACGTGACGGTCTACTTCGGGCTCATGCTGCTCGTCGCCAGCGCCGCCGTCGGGATCGGCGAGCTCTCCGTGTGGCTCGCGATGCCCGTCCTCGACCGGCTCAGCTTCGTCCTGTTGATCGGATCCGCGCTGCTCGTCTGTGCGACCATCCTCTATCACGGGGCGCTCGCGGTGCGGCGGACCCGCGGCGTCCCCGGTTCTCCCCGGCGCGGCGAGTGAGCGGCCCGTTCGGCGGTGGATTCCCCCTCGTTTTTCCCCCGGATGAGAGTATTGTATCGAATATCCAAAACCGTTATGAGCGTGGGGCGTGTACCTATCGGTGATGACGCAAACCAGCGAATCCGTGCCGACCGAACCCGTGGCGCTCGAGAGCGCCGACGACTTCGACGACTTCGTCGCCGACCACGACGTCGTGCTCGTGGACTTCCACGCCGACTGGTGCGGGCCCTGTCAGATGATGGAGCCGGCGGTCGAGGCGGTGGCGGCCGAGACGGACGCGGCGGTCCTCAAGGTCGACGTGGACCGGCATCAGGGGCTCGCCGGCGAGTACGGGGTCCAGGGGATCCCGACGCTTCTGGTGTTCGTCGACGGCGAGATCGCCGACCGGATGGTCGGCGCGCAGACCGAGGACGCCCTCCGGGAGGCCGTCGCCGGGCGATCGAGCGCATGATCGCCGCGAGCGCGACGAACCCGACGAGCCCGACGAGCCCGACGACGCGGGAGGGGCCCGCATGACGCCGCGCGAGATCCGGGCGGACGTTCCCGCGCTGGACGAGGAGACGGCGTACCTCAACTACGGCGCGCACGGGCCGAGCCCGGAGTACGTCGTCGACGCCGCCGCCGACTTCCTCGCCGACCACGAGTACGACCCGATCGGGACCGACCCCTACGAGCGCGCGTTCGGCACCTACGAGACGGTCCGCGAGCGGATCGCCGACTTCCTCGGAGCCGACGCCGAGGAGATCGCCCTGACGGAGAGCACGACCGACGGGATCGCGCGGATCGCCGCCGCGATCGACTGGGAACCCGGCGACGTCGTCGTCCGGACCGACCTCGAACACCCGGCCGGCGTGCTGCCCTGGCGGCAGCTCGAGGAGGAGGCCGGGATCGAGGTCCGCGTCGTCGAGACCGAGAACGGTCGGATCGACCGCGACGCCTACGCCGACGCGGTCGCGGACGCGCGGCTCGTCTGTTTCAGCGCGATCACCTGGACGCACGGCACCCGACTTCCCGTCCGGGACCTCGTGGAGATCGCGAACGACGCGGGCGCGTTCACCCTCGTCGACGCGGTCCAGTCACCGGGGCAGGTCCCCGTCGACCTCCACGAGTGGGGCGCGGACGCGGTCGCGGGTGCCGGCCACAAGTGGCTGCTCGGGCCGTGGGGAGCGGGCTTCCTCTACGTCGACCGCGCGGTCGCCGAGGGGATGACGCCGAGTTCCGTCGGCTACCGCGGGGTCGAGACGCCGACCGCCCACGACATCGAGTACGCGCCCGGCGCGAAGCGCTTCGAGGTCGGCACCACGACGCCGGCGGCGCACGTCGGGCTGCTCGAGGGGATCGACGCGATCGAGTCGGTCGGCCTCGACGCGATCACGAGCCGGATCGAGGACCTCACCGACCGCCTGAAGGCGGGCCTCGACGGGGAGCGGCTCCTGAGCCCGACCGAGTACGAGACCGGGCTCGTCACCGTCGACGTCGCGGAGCCCGAGGCGACCGTCGAGCGACTCCTCGAGCGGGGGATCGTCATCCGGGACCTTCCGCACCCGGACGCGGTCCGCGTGTCGGTCCACGCGGTCTCGACGGAGCGGGAGATCGATGACGTCGTCGCGGCGCTTTCCGAGGAGCCGTAGACGGCGACGAGACGCCCGCCGTTCCGTCGACGGCACGACCGCCGTTCCGCCGTCGACGACGGGACCGACCGATTTTTGCGCGGTCGGCACAATACAGTCGTATGGGATTTCACACGTTCGACGCCGACCGGGCGGCGAAGCTCGAGGACCCCGAGCGCTACGCCTGGGTCTCCCGCGAGGAGCTGATCGACGCGGTCGACCCCGCCCCCGACGGGACGGTCGCCGACCTCGGCAGCGGCACGGGCTTTTACACCGACGACGTCGCGCCCCACGCCGGGACGGTGTACGGCGTCGACGTCCAGGCGGCGATGCACGACCGCTACCGCGAGAAGGGGCTCCCCGAGAACGTCGAGCTTGTCGAGAGCGACGTGGCCGACCTGCCGTTCGACGCGGGCGCGCTCGACGCCGCCTTCTCGACGATGACGTTCCACGAGTTCGCCGACGACGACGCGGTCGCCGAACTCGCCAGGGTGTTGCGGACCGGCGGTCGCCTCGCGACCTTCGACTGGACCGCCGACGGCGACGGGGTCGCCGGACCGCCGCTCGACGAGCGGTACGACCTCACGGACGCGACCGAGATGCTCGAAGACGCCGGCTTCGAGGTCGTCCACGGAACGACCCGCACGGAGACGTTCGCGGTCGTCGCGCTGGCACCGTGAGAGCGAGGATCTGAATATCCTTTGTGAGTTCTCGACGGGCGGTACGTTCCGGCCCGATTTCTATCAGTACAGTCAAAATAACGAGCGATCGCCGGAGCGGTGGCGCGCCGGTGAGTGCCGCGGAGCGGCACGAACCGCCCGCGAGGGACGCCACGAGCGCTTGAAAAGCGCGAGTGGCGAGGCTGGGGAGGCGTGAGGTGCGGGGCGGTACGGTTGGGTGGGACTCAAAGGGGCAGTCGCGAGGACGACGCCCGGCGACGGAAGCACCACAGCGAAGGAGCGGGAGCGACTGAGCGAGGAGCGCACCGAGCCGCGCGAGTCCTCGCGGCTGGGGCTTTGGAGACGTTCACCGCGCCAGCAACGATCCCGAACCGATCGACCCGATATCTCTCAAAACAACCGTTCTATAAGCACGCTCCAACGAGCGGGCGTTTCAAACGAATCCTGTCGAAAAACGTATTCAAACGGATCAGAATCCGGATCTCGACCCGTCACTCTACGTGCTCGTCCACCCACGCGGCAAGGTCGTCGCCGGGGATGAACCCCTCCGCACGCCGGGCGACCGGCTCGCCGTCGACGAAGAGGACGAACAGCGGGACGCTTCGCACGTCGAAGCGCTCGACGAGCGGCGGGTCGTCGCGGGGGTTGAGAAGCGCCACGTCGACGTCGACCGTGCGCGCGACGTTCCCGAGGACGGGCTCCATGCTCGCGCAGATCCCGCAGCCCTCGGTGTAGAACTCGACGAGCGCGGCGTCGGTGCCGGCGAGGAACTCGTCGAGAGCGACCTCGTCGGCCAGCGCGGTCGGCCGATCGCGGGAGCCGTTCCCGACGCGATCGTCGCCGCCGGACGACACAGTATTGGAGTTCATACACACTATTGATGTCGAGACGGCATAAAGGCTCGCTTCCGAAGGACCCGTCAGTCGTCGCTCGGCGCGGCGGCGGGCGCGCCCTCGGCGTTCCGGCTGCGCCAGAGCCCTTGAGCGTACGCGCCGACGAACATGCCGCCGATCGCGTAGAGGATCGGCCAGTTGCCGACGCCGAGGCTGGCGTAGGCCGCGCCGGGACAGATCCCGGAGAGCCCCCAGCCGACGCCGAAGACCGAGCCGCCGACGAGGACGTTCCGGTCGAACGACTTCAGTCGCCGGCGGTACGGTCGACCCGTCAAGGGGGCCGACTCGCGCAGCCTCGGCAGCGTCCAGAACGCGATCCCCGCGACGATCGAGCCGCCGAACATCACGAACAGGAGGCCGAGGTCGTCGAACGTCAGGAAGGCCAGGACGACCTCCGGCCGGGCCATGTGGCTGAACCCGAGCCCGAAGCCGAACACGAGCCCGCCGAGGAGGACGAGCGGCATGAAGAGCGGGTGTCGGCTCACGGGGCCACCCCCAGCGCCGCGACGGCGTTCGCGGTCAAAATCGCGACGAGGAGGAACGTCGCCACGCCGACGAGCGAGGTGCGCGAGACCGACCCGACGCCGCAGATGCCGTGGCCCGAGGTACACCCCTTCCCGACGCGGGTGCCGATCCCGACGAGGACCCCGCCGACGAACAGTCGCCACGGCGAGACCCCGGTGGTCCAGGCGCTGCCCGCGACCGACCAGGGGTCGCCCTGGTAGATCAGCGCGTAGACGGCCGCGCCGCCGATTATCCCCAGGGTGAAGACGACGCGCCAGTCGCGCGAGGAACGGTACTGCGCGAACCGCGAGCGCCCCGAGACGTACGAGAGCGTCGACTCGAGGAACGTGCTCGCGCCCGCCGCGATCCCCGTTCCGAGGTAGATCAGGACGGTGCCGAGCCCGACGAGCAGCCCGCCGATCGCGTACCGCGAGACCCCGTTGGGAAACAGCGCGTCGACGGTGCCGGCCCCGAGCAGGTCTGCGAGAGCGGAGGCGATCATCGGCGATCACCGCCGGTCGTGGTCGGGCCCGTCGCGTGCCGGGTCACGGTCGGGTCGCGGACCGCGATCGGTTCGGGGATCGCGATCTGATCGGGAGTCACGGTCGGGTCAGTCGTCGCTCGTGAGCGCATCCTGGCTCGCGGCGCAGTTGTTCGGGCCGAGCTCGAGCGCGAACGCCTCGTCGTCGTCGACGGGGTTCCGCCCGAGGTTGGTTGCGATGACCTCCTCGTAATTGGCCGGTCGGGGGGCATGTCCGCGAGGACGGTCTCGACGAAGGTAGCCTCGTCGGCCGAGAGCGCGTCCATGCGCTCGCGGAGGTCGCCGATCGACGCGGTGTAGGTGCCGTCGGCGGCCGGCTCGGCCGCGTCGCTGAAGTGCGCGCCGCCGACGAGGACGTCGTCGCCGACCGTCAACACGCGGTTCCGAAGCGAGTCGTACAGGGTCCGGGCGGCCGCGGGAGCGCCCTCGTCGCCCTCCTCGAGGTCGGGGCGGGCGACGCTCTCGACGAAGAGCCCGTCGCCGGTCGCGAGCAGGCTCCCGCCGAGCAGATAGGAGGTCATCCCGGTGGTGTGGCCGGGCGTGAACACGGTCTCGATCGTCGCCTCGCCGACCGCGAACTCGTCGCCGTCGGTCGTCAGCGTGACCTCGTCCGCGTAGGTGACGCCGCGGTCGGCGGCGGCGGACGGCAGGACCGCCTCGACGCCCTCGGCGGCCAGCTCGCGGAGCCCGGAGACGTGGTCCGCGTGGACGTGCGTGTCGAACGCGTACGTCAGCTCGACGCCGAGTTCCGCGGCGTCGGCGAGGTAGCGGTCGGTGAACGCGCGGAGCGGGTCGATCACGGCGGCCTCGCCGTCGTCGTACAGCAGGTAGGCGAGACAGCCGCTCGAGGGACGCTGGTACTGGAGGAGCGTTCCCGGCCCGTCGTAGCCGGTCACCTCGTGGGCCTCGTAGATCGACGCCCAGCCGTTCATGCCGTCCTCGAGGTGGTCGACGTCGTAGCCGCGGTCGGCGAGCGCGCCGGCGACGTACTCGCTCGCGCCGCCCTTCGCACACAGCACGGTGACGTGCTCGTCGTCGGGGATCGGCCCGAGGACGGCGTCGTCGATCTCCTCGTCGAGGAAGTGGAAGTAGGGCGCGTTGATCGAGTCGACGCTCTCGCCGTCGATACGCCACTCCTCGTAGTCGCTCGACGTCCGCGCGTCGAGCAGCATCACCGACTCTCCGGCGTCGATGCGGTCTTTGAGCGTTTCGGGTGCGATCGAGTCGACGTCCGAGTCCGGCGTCGGAAAGTCCATCTCGTCTGCGTCCATGTACGCCCTCCACTATCGGACGTATCGGCTTAAGCTTTCTCATGATAATGTACAATATATACAATATTTAGATGTTGGACGAGGAACCGATACTCGAACCTAAACGAGTTGAAACAGCAGTTTAGTCGGGATTCACGCGAAGTACTCCGAGATACGGCCGAATCGAAACGTGGTGTCGTTCAGTAGTTCAGGTCAATCACAAGAATCGACACACTTATCTCCGAACATTCAATATTGTGCTACATCCCCAACACGGGGACCGCAACCATGAGCACGGAAACCGCGACCGAGACGCTCGACGTGAAGGGAAAGAACTGCCCGATGCCGGTCATCGAGACCAAGGGGGCGTTCGACGGCCTCGAGGTCGGCGACGTCCTCGAGGTCGTCTCGACCGACTCGGGGAGCATGAGCGACATCGAGGGGTGGGCGGAATCGACCGCGGGTGCCGAGCTGGTCGACCAGGAGGAGGCCACCGAGGACGGGACGGCGGTGTACAAACACTACGTCCGGAAGGCGGAGTGAGATGAGCGCGGACACACAGTCGTCCGAGGACGGCGAGTTCTCGCCCGACGACGTCGCCGACCTGCGCGCGCAGGTCGAGGCGCTGGAGACCGAGGTCGACGACCTCCGGAGCGAGGTCGACGACGGAGGCCCCGGAAGGATGGTGATCATCGCGACAAAGGGGACGCTCGACATGGCGTACCCGCCGCTGATCCTCGCGAGCACGGCCGCCGCGTTCGGCTACGACGTCACCGTCTTCCACACCTTCTGGGGCCTCGAGATCCTCCACGAGGAGAACTCGAAGGACCTCGGGTTGAGTTCCGTCGGCAACCCCAACATGCCCGTTCCGAACGCCATCGCCGCGCTCCCGGGGATGGACCGGATGACGGCGCGGATGATGCGAAACCGGATCGAGGACAACGACGTGGCCTCGGTCGAGGAGCTGATCGAGACCTCCCTCGCGAGCGGCGTCGACCTCCAGGCGTGTCAGATGACGATCGATCTCCTCGGCTACGACGAGGACGACTTCTACGACGGCGTGACGACCGGCGTGGGCGCGGCCTCCGCCTTCCGGGACATGGCCGAGGCCGACGTCCAACTCCTCGTTTGAACCGCCCAGGCGGCACGCGACCGGCCCGCTTCGACTGAGCCGTTTCGGCCCGACTCGCTTCGACCCGACTCGCTTCGCCAGAGCGAAGCGAACGGATCCGTCAGGACTCGTTTTCCGGCGACCGCGACCGCCCGATCGCCTTCGAGAGCGCGAGCACGTAGCCAAGCCCGTACTGTATCTCGGGGTCGCGGAGCCCGCGTGCGAGCCCCACGGCACCCACCTTCGACGGCTCGCTCCGCTGGGCCGCGCCGAGCCCCGCCAGGAGCGTCTTCGTTCCCTCGCGGACCTCCTCGTCGGCCGCGGCGTCCGCGACCTCGCCGAGGGCGGCCCCGGTGCCCGCGAGCGACCGAACCATCCCGTCGTCGAGCGCCGCGGTCGCGAGCGAGCCGACCTGCCCCAGCTCCGCGAGCTCGTCGAGGGTGCCGCTCCGCTGGAGTTCGATCAGCGTCTCCATCGCCTCCCGGAGCTCGTCGCCGTTGTCGCCGACGGTCGCCGCGAGTTCGACGGTCTCCGCCGTCGCCAGCCCGTCGGCCGACTCCGCGAGCGTCGACGCCGTGCCCGCGAGCTCGACGACCATCTCGTCCGTGAGCGCGGCCTCGCCGAGCGCGAGCACGTCGAGCAGGTCGTTGACCGCGTCGAGCCGGTCGAGGAACGTCGCGACGGCCTCGGGGTTCTCGGCGACGAGCGCCTCGAGCTCGTCGCGGTCGAGGTCCTCCCGACCGACGTCGTCCGCCCTCCCGGCGTCGTCCGCCCTCCCGGCGTCGTTCGCCTCCGCGACGTCGTCCGCCTCCTCGGCGTCTTCCCCCGACATCTCAGAGCAACCCCCGGGCGGTGAGCCAGTAGGCCTCGTTGTACGCCAGCTTCGACCAGTGGAGCTTCTCCGAGGGCGGCGCGGGCGACGGCGGGTTCTCGTAGTCGAACTCGACGAACGACGCCGCGTCCATCCCCGTCTCGACGAAACAGAGCGTCTTGCCGTCGTACGTCGCCGTCGCGGGGCGGCCGCGGACCTCGCTCGCGATCCGCCGGGCCACGACGCCCGCCTGGTAGTGGGCGACGCTGCCCGCGTTGGGGACGCCCGTCGTCGCGGCGTCGCCGATCGCGTAGACGCCCTCGGCGCGCTCGGCCTCGAGCGTGTGCTTGTCGACGTCGACCCACCCGCGGTCGCCGAGGTCGGCCTCCGCGACGACGTCGACGCCGCGGTGCGGCGGGACGCCGACGAGGAGGTCGTAGTCGAGTTCGGTCCCCTCCATGGAGGCGATCGTCCCCGCGTCGGGATCGACCGCCTCGACGTTGAAGAACGTCTCCACGCCGATGTCGCGCTCGTCCATGAGCGGTCGCGC is part of the Halorubrum aethiopicum genome and encodes:
- a CDS encoding DsrE/DsrF/DrsH-like family protein; amino-acid sequence: MSADTQSSEDGEFSPDDVADLRAQVEALETEVDDLRSEVDDGGPGRMVIIATKGTLDMAYPPLILASTAAAFGYDVTVFHTFWGLEILHEENSKDLGLSSVGNPNMPVPNAIAALPGMDRMTARMMRNRIEDNDVASVEELIETSLASGVDLQACQMTIDLLGYDEDDFYDGVTTGVGAASAFRDMAEADVQLLV
- a CDS encoding DUF1641 domain-containing protein, which encodes MSGEDAEEADDVAEANDAGRADDAGRADDVGREDLDRDELEALVAENPEAVATFLDRLDAVNDLLDVLALGEAALTDEMVVELAGTASTLAESADGLATAETVELAATVGDNGDELREAMETLIELQRSGTLDELAELGQVGSLATAALDDGMVRSLAGTGAALGEVADAAADEEVREGTKTLLAGLGAAQRSEPSKVGAVGLARGLRDPEIQYGLGYVLALSKAIGRSRSPENES